A single region of the Halorussus sp. MSC15.2 genome encodes:
- a CDS encoding type IV pilin N-terminal domain-containing protein — MRRNRLADVLSGDRGTSPTIGAVLLVGITVLLATAAGSQLFGLAGSQQGTFASATVDYSPGEDRVAVTWLATAGAERLKVEILVGDERRVVGLDGVGDRVVVDGDGVTVSSGSVGQWKSPTISDGDRVTVTVLAVKNGESVVVADRSATV, encoded by the coding sequence ATGAGACGGAACCGACTAGCCGACGTGCTGTCCGGAGACCGTGGCACGTCACCCACTATCGGCGCGGTACTGCTGGTCGGCATCACGGTCCTGCTGGCGACGGCGGCGGGGAGTCAGTTGTTCGGTCTCGCCGGAAGCCAGCAGGGGACGTTCGCCAGCGCGACGGTCGATTACTCGCCGGGCGAGGACCGCGTGGCGGTGACGTGGTTGGCGACCGCCGGGGCGGAACGACTGAAGGTCGAGATTCTGGTCGGTGACGAGCGACGAGTCGTCGGACTCGACGGCGTGGGAGACCGGGTCGTCGTGGACGGCGACGGCGTGACCGTGAGTTCCGGGTCGGTCGGGCAGTGGAAGTCACCCACGATTTCGGACGGCGACCGCGTGACGGTGACGGTCCTCGCGGTGAAGAACGGCGAGAGCGTCGTCGTCGCCGACCGGAGCGCGACGGTGTGA
- a CDS encoding helix-turn-helix domain-containing protein yields the protein MVRNPVGVEDAPDLQAILDALDDPDCRAIVKQLDEPMTASEISDATDIPLSTVYRKLDALTEASLLSELTEVRSDGHHTTRYDLDFEEVSFSLTEDKEFEVSVSRPSRTAEERLADMWSEVRKET from the coding sequence ATGGTTCGAAATCCGGTGGGCGTGGAGGACGCGCCCGACCTGCAGGCTATCCTCGATGCCCTCGACGACCCGGACTGCCGGGCCATCGTCAAGCAACTCGACGAACCCATGACAGCGAGCGAAATCTCGGACGCGACCGACATCCCGCTCTCGACGGTCTACCGGAAACTCGACGCGCTGACCGAGGCGTCCCTCCTCTCGGAACTGACCGAAGTCCGGAGCGACGGCCACCACACGACGCGCTACGACTTGGACTTCGAGGAGGTGTCGTTCTCGTTGACCGAGGACAAGGAGTTCGAGGTATCGGTCTCGCGGCCCTCGCGCACGGCCGAGGAACGACTCGCGGACATGTGGTCGGAGGTGCGCAAGGAGACATGA
- a CDS encoding multicopper oxidase domain-containing protein, which translates to MTDIGAPGDGPSRRDFLKATGAGGLAAAAGCTAPSGRDQPTTRQRAMQSQNALPTTSPPEVVNVNEQGGKVTLKTQPAKHEVHPLDTMGGPVELPKVWAFQADDRDPSVPGPILRTTEGEDMEVTLDNTGGKRPHTVHFHGVQKTWKNDGVPTTTGITVKPGEKHTYQIPANVPGTHLYHCHFQTPRHIEMGMFGIFRVDPKGYEPADREYFMTVKEWDSSLSRMMAGESASYNPRKRNPDVFTVNGKSAPRTLHPEDGSPIIVKQGESVRLHMVNGGYMSHPMHIHNHRFQRVEKDGGVVPEAARHDMDVTNIAPAERHTIEFTADAEPGIYLMHCHKVNHVMNGRSYPGGMLNGVVYESAMDTDIFAQLMEYAGYEG; encoded by the coding sequence ATGACCGACATCGGAGCACCCGGAGACGGTCCGTCTCGACGCGACTTTCTGAAAGCGACCGGCGCTGGCGGGCTGGCCGCCGCGGCGGGATGTACGGCACCGAGCGGACGCGACCAACCGACGACCCGACAGCGAGCCATGCAATCTCAGAACGCGCTCCCCACGACGAGTCCCCCGGAAGTAGTGAACGTGAACGAACAGGGCGGGAAGGTGACCCTCAAGACCCAACCCGCGAAGCACGAGGTCCACCCCCTCGACACCATGGGCGGCCCGGTCGAACTCCCCAAGGTCTGGGCGTTTCAGGCCGACGACCGCGACCCGAGCGTCCCCGGTCCCATCCTGCGGACGACCGAGGGCGAGGACATGGAGGTCACGCTCGACAACACCGGCGGGAAGCGCCCTCACACCGTCCACTTCCACGGCGTCCAGAAGACGTGGAAGAACGACGGCGTGCCCACGACGACGGGAATCACGGTCAAACCGGGCGAGAAGCACACCTACCAGATACCCGCCAACGTCCCCGGCACCCACCTCTACCACTGTCACTTCCAAACGCCGCGCCACATCGAGATGGGGATGTTCGGAATCTTCCGCGTGGACCCCAAGGGGTACGAACCCGCCGACAGGGAGTACTTCATGACGGTCAAGGAGTGGGACTCTTCGCTCTCGCGGATGATGGCGGGCGAGAGCGCGAGTTACAACCCGCGCAAGCGTAACCCGGACGTGTTCACCGTCAACGGCAAGTCCGCGCCCCGGACGCTCCACCCCGAGGACGGGTCGCCGATAATCGTCAAGCAGGGCGAGTCGGTCCGCCTCCACATGGTCAACGGCGGGTACATGTCTCACCCGATGCACATCCACAACCACCGCTTCCAGCGGGTCGAGAAGGACGGCGGGGTCGTCCCGGAGGCCGCGCGCCACGACATGGACGTGACCAACATCGCGCCCGCCGAGCGCCACACCATCGAGTTCACGGCCGACGCCGAACCCGGCATCTACCTGATGCACTGTCACAAGGTCAACCACGTGATGAACGGCCGGAGTTACCCCGGCGGGATGCTCAACGGCGTCGTCTACGAGTCGGCGATGGACACCGACATCTTCGCCCAACTGATGGAGTACGCCGGATACGAGGGATAA
- a CDS encoding halocyanin domain-containing protein produces MTPRCTRRDVMKGVPAGTAAAAGLSGTAAAQSGLSSWFENVSNYDGVVDETGKSEVTVEVGTKGNNGNFAFGPAAVRVDPGTKVVWKWTGNGGSHNVAAEDGSFKSEMTDKKGHTFSQTFEETGVVKYACVPHKAMGMKGAIVVGSEAASGAASGGFSLSADEYAVGGSVLLGLLSPIAFALVLFGRDPDRDLRGR; encoded by the coding sequence ATGACGCCACGATGCACGCGACGCGACGTGATGAAGGGTGTCCCCGCGGGGACAGCCGCCGCGGCCGGACTCTCCGGGACTGCTGCCGCCCAGAGCGGCCTGTCGTCGTGGTTCGAGAACGTGTCGAACTACGACGGCGTGGTGGACGAGACCGGGAAATCCGAGGTCACCGTCGAGGTGGGCACGAAGGGGAACAACGGCAACTTCGCGTTCGGCCCGGCCGCCGTTCGGGTGGACCCCGGCACGAAGGTCGTCTGGAAGTGGACCGGCAACGGCGGCAGTCACAACGTGGCCGCCGAAGACGGGTCGTTCAAGAGCGAGATGACCGATAAAAAGGGTCACACCTTCAGCCAGACGTTCGAGGAGACGGGCGTCGTCAAATACGCCTGCGTGCCCCACAAGGCCATGGGCATGAAGGGCGCTATCGTCGTCGGTTCCGAGGCCGCATCGGGGGCCGCCTCGGGTGGCTTCTCGCTGTCGGCGGACGAGTACGCGGTCGGCGGGAGCGTCCTGCTCGGCCTGCTGTCGCCGATAGCGTTCGCGCTGGTCCTGTTCGGGCGCGACCCCGACAGGGACCTTCGAGGACGGTAA
- a CDS encoding TrmB family transcriptional regulator, whose product MVETDRQTRAARLLQQLGLKEYEAKCFVVLTRKGTATAKQISEITDVPRTRVYDAIRVSEAQGLVEIQHTNPRQYRAVPLEEATRTPVGSTSPAWTNCRGFSTTSNRRTRATAR is encoded by the coding sequence ATGGTCGAGACCGACAGACAAACGCGGGCCGCTAGACTGCTCCAACAACTCGGCCTGAAAGAGTACGAGGCGAAGTGTTTCGTCGTCCTGACGCGGAAAGGGACGGCGACGGCCAAACAGATAAGCGAAATCACGGACGTTCCCCGGACGCGGGTCTACGACGCGATTCGGGTGTCGGAAGCGCAGGGACTGGTCGAAATTCAGCACACGAACCCCCGCCAGTACCGGGCAGTCCCCCTCGAAGAGGCCACCCGGACCCCCGTCGGCAGTACGAGTCCCGCGTGGACGAACTGCAGGGGGTTCTCGACGACATCGAACCGGCGAACGAGAGCGACAGCAAGGTGA
- a CDS encoding transcriptional regulator TrmB, translating to MDELQGVLDDIEPANESDSKVTHEVWSLSGTEGTTSRMLQLLDDADEEVIFAVGSPSIDTDNTVKKLDDATERGLDVLIGTAVPGRSDELRDAIPDAEVLVSELDWLHGTAGDDTAIGRMLLVDESTILLSSMNEQARTERAIFGRGFENGLVVITRRLMATGLLSRDPGT from the coding sequence GTGGACGAACTGCAGGGGGTTCTCGACGACATCGAACCGGCGAACGAGAGCGACAGCAAGGTGACCCACGAGGTGTGGTCGCTGTCGGGCACCGAGGGCACCACCAGCCGAATGTTACAACTCCTCGACGACGCCGACGAAGAGGTCATCTTCGCCGTGGGTTCGCCATCCATCGACACCGACAACACCGTGAAGAAACTCGACGACGCCACCGAGCGAGGCCTCGACGTGCTAATCGGGACGGCCGTGCCGGGCCGGAGCGACGAACTCCGAGACGCCATCCCGGACGCGGAGGTGCTCGTGTCCGAACTCGATTGGCTCCACGGCACGGCCGGTGACGACACCGCCATCGGCCGGATGCTGTTGGTGGACGAGAGTACGATTCTCCTGAGTTCGATGAACGAGCAAGCGCGGACCGAACGGGCGATTTTCGGTCGCGGGTTCGAGAACGGACTCGTGGTCATCACGCGACGACTGATGGCGACCGGACTCCTCTCCCGGGACCCCGGGACGTGA
- a CDS encoding M48 family metallopeptidase: MSRHSASNDGPPDNSALTYRIAVTLALVLAADALFVAVVAYLLRPWLLPLLGGRSAAGQSLGGLPVAWVALVAPVTLALAWAQLRYTRREALAAADARPVGESAYPDLHARLRRLAQSADVTPPTLAVAETDAANSFTVGDLRGGTVAVSTGLLDALSDDELDAVLAHELAHLQNRDAAVMTLATFLPALANDEYSLFEEVSGPVRTLALGVALVGGYAVSTALVAAPPFGVESLLAFAGFVAFTVLFGGVALGLLALPVAVLSGRLSRYREFAADRAGALLAGDPAAMAGALETLADDAPSRPTDDARASDGGSPGVRSGVRELCFLPHSIADADEEGDAPLADLPVEVETHPPTEERIARLRDLAAEGPESYR, translated from the coding sequence ATGTCACGACACTCCGCATCGAACGACGGTCCGCCCGACAACTCCGCCCTCACGTACCGAATCGCGGTCACGTTGGCGCTGGTGCTGGCCGCCGACGCGCTGTTCGTCGCGGTCGTCGCGTACCTCCTCAGGCCGTGGCTCCTCCCGCTGCTCGGCGGTCGGTCGGCCGCCGGGCAGTCGCTCGGCGGACTGCCCGTCGCGTGGGTCGCGCTCGTCGCACCCGTCACGCTCGCGCTCGCGTGGGCACAACTCCGGTACACGCGTCGAGAGGCGCTCGCGGCGGCCGACGCCCGGCCCGTCGGCGAATCGGCGTACCCCGACCTCCACGCTCGCCTGCGCCGACTCGCCCAGTCCGCCGACGTGACGCCACCGACGCTCGCCGTCGCGGAGACCGACGCGGCGAACAGTTTCACGGTCGGCGACCTGCGCGGCGGGACCGTCGCGGTCTCGACCGGCCTGCTCGACGCGCTCTCCGACGACGAACTCGACGCCGTGCTGGCCCACGAACTCGCGCACCTCCAGAACCGGGACGCCGCGGTGATGACGCTGGCGACGTTCCTCCCGGCGCTCGCCAACGACGAGTACTCGCTGTTCGAGGAGGTCTCCGGTCCCGTCCGGACGCTCGCCCTCGGCGTCGCCCTCGTCGGTGGGTACGCGGTCAGTACCGCGCTGGTCGCCGCCCCGCCGTTCGGTGTCGAATCGCTGCTCGCGTTCGCCGGGTTCGTCGCCTTCACGGTCCTGTTCGGCGGCGTCGCGCTCGGCCTGCTGGCGCTCCCGGTGGCCGTCCTGAGCGGTCGCCTCTCCCGATACCGGGAGTTCGCCGCGGACCGGGCCGGGGCGCTGCTCGCGGGCGACCCCGCGGCGATGGCCGGTGCGCTGGAGACGCTGGCAGACGACGCTCCCTCGCGGCCGACCGACGACGCGAGAGCGAGCGACGGTGGGTCTCCCGGCGTTCGCTCCGGCGTCCGCGAACTCTGTTTTCTGCCACACAGTATCGCGGACGCAGACGAGGAGGGGGACGCTCCGCTCGCGGACCTGCCGGTCGAAGTGGAGACGCATCCGCCGACCGAGGAGCGAATCGCACGACTGCGCGACCTCGCGGCGGAGGGACCGGAGAGCTATCGATAG
- a CDS encoding DUF4129 domain-containing protein, producing the protein MAHERRRAALAALCVFAVAVAATLLPASGFGSQPAGVGVGGGGADASLGGGGGPDADVQTTAESTPQPDTTTSDADSGDGGDTTTETTTTTATTTAASGGDTGGGGDLLGALVGVPLALVGVLGLVGFWTGALSLSRAAGPLPFTLVVGDTPLGELIGGIPTRTMTLVVGLSASVPRLLDDAAALSREVGRSFGTVLSAAGRGTADALRIGARGLAVTFTAVPRALAGLGAGAGVLTSLGNVSVPSFGGRSRSEDSGNSGGTPRDGPEDTSPPSVEEAWRTMRDRVAVRNRDARTPGEVARAAARRGYPDEAVRRLTEAFREVRYGDLPRDDRTDSARSALDRLRDYWRGEQ; encoded by the coding sequence GTGGCACACGAACGCCGCCGCGCCGCCCTCGCCGCCCTCTGCGTCTTCGCCGTCGCCGTCGCCGCTACCCTCCTGCCCGCCAGCGGATTCGGGAGTCAACCCGCTGGCGTCGGCGTCGGTGGCGGCGGTGCCGACGCATCGCTCGGTGGCGGAGGCGGTCCCGACGCTGACGTGCAGACGACCGCCGAATCGACCCCGCAACCCGACACGACCACGTCGGACGCCGACTCCGGAGACGGTGGTGACACGACGACCGAGACGACGACCACGACGGCGACCACGACCGCCGCCAGCGGCGGCGACACCGGCGGAGGCGGCGACCTCCTCGGTGCGCTCGTGGGCGTCCCGCTGGCGCTGGTCGGCGTCCTCGGTCTCGTCGGGTTCTGGACCGGCGCGCTCTCTCTGAGTCGGGCCGCCGGACCCCTCCCGTTCACCCTCGTCGTCGGCGATACCCCGCTCGGCGAACTAATCGGTGGCATCCCGACCCGGACCATGACGCTGGTCGTCGGTCTCTCGGCGTCGGTCCCCCGTCTGCTGGACGACGCCGCCGCCCTGTCCCGCGAGGTCGGACGGAGCTTCGGGACCGTCCTCTCGGCCGCCGGACGCGGAACCGCAGACGCCCTGCGAATCGGCGCACGGGGACTCGCCGTGACGTTCACCGCGGTTCCACGGGCGCTCGCGGGTCTCGGTGCCGGAGCGGGCGTCCTCACGAGTCTCGGGAACGTCAGCGTGCCGAGTTTCGGCGGGCGGAGTCGAAGCGAAGACAGCGGAAACTCCGGGGGGACACCGAGAGACGGACCCGAGGACACCTCGCCGCCCTCCGTCGAGGAGGCGTGGCGGACGATGCGCGACCGGGTCGCGGTCCGGAACCGGGACGCCCGGACGCCCGGCGAAGTCGCCCGGGCCGCCGCCCGGCGGGGCTACCCCGACGAGGCGGTCCGCCGCCTCACCGAAGCCTTCCGGGAAGTCCGGTACGGCGACCTGCCGCGAGACGACCGGACCGACTCGGCCCGGTCGGCGCTCGACCGACTCCGCGACTACTGGAGGGGTGAGCAGTGA
- a CDS encoding DUF58 domain-containing protein, which yields MSETALVAVLMMGLLGGIYVAAFRVANNKSEREERRATDAETTTDDDTADGDADEVSAAGGEDEPTDGLPPATRIGPQWDPGTTVALLAGAGGILTKNTTVFLAGVVGFAYAAYRYGTRPPDLDVSVERAIAERSPLPSSDVEIALTVRNEGDEPISDLRIVDGVPERLGVVSGSPRHCTSLRPGEEATFTYEVRARRGTHEFGRTGLVARNVSGSAERRTERNARAPGDAADAATTITCETRADDVPLPADTSSHPGQVTTDSGGEGVEFYATREYQSSDPMSRIDWKRYAKSRELTTVDFRETRAATVMVVVDARTPALVARRAGEPDAVELGEYAAERLAEAFVRRNDRVGLAIFGPDERYLAPAGGDEQVARVRAELESTAPPTDHLEGIFSERRRNRANEDRFDTLRKRMPDAAQVVFLSPMADDYAVDVAERFRAYGHAVTVVSPDVTGSGTVGGAIDRIERDERLTALRGSVRVVDWSPDEPIRTAVSAATARWSG from the coding sequence ATGAGTGAAACGGCCCTCGTCGCAGTCCTCATGATGGGCCTCCTCGGAGGCATCTACGTCGCGGCGTTCCGCGTCGCCAACAACAAATCCGAGCGAGAGGAGCGCCGAGCGACGGACGCGGAGACGACCACCGACGACGACACGGCGGACGGCGACGCCGACGAAGTGTCGGCTGCCGGCGGCGAAGACGAACCAACTGACGGTCTTCCGCCCGCCACTAGAATCGGCCCGCAGTGGGACCCGGGCACCACCGTCGCCCTGCTCGCGGGAGCGGGCGGCATCCTCACGAAGAACACGACCGTGTTCCTCGCCGGGGTCGTGGGGTTCGCCTACGCCGCCTACCGGTACGGCACTCGGCCGCCCGACCTCGACGTGTCGGTCGAGCGCGCCATCGCCGAACGGTCGCCCCTGCCGAGCAGCGACGTGGAAATCGCCCTGACGGTGCGAAACGAGGGCGACGAACCGATTTCGGACCTCCGAATCGTGGACGGGGTGCCAGAGCGACTCGGCGTCGTCTCGGGGTCGCCGCGCCACTGCACCAGCCTCCGCCCCGGCGAGGAGGCGACGTTCACCTACGAGGTCCGTGCGCGCCGCGGCACCCACGAGTTCGGCCGGACCGGTCTCGTGGCGCGGAACGTCAGCGGGAGCGCCGAGCGCCGGACCGAGCGGAACGCTCGCGCGCCGGGCGATGCGGCCGACGCCGCGACGACGATTACCTGCGAGACCCGCGCCGACGACGTTCCGCTCCCGGCCGACACCTCGTCCCATCCGGGGCAGGTCACGACCGACTCGGGCGGCGAGGGCGTGGAGTTCTACGCCACGCGCGAGTACCAGTCGTCGGACCCGATGAGCCGAATCGACTGGAAGCGGTACGCCAAGAGCCGCGAACTGACCACTGTCGATTTCCGCGAGACGCGGGCCGCGACCGTGATGGTGGTCGTGGACGCCCGGACGCCCGCGCTCGTCGCACGCCGGGCGGGCGAACCCGACGCCGTGGAACTCGGCGAGTACGCCGCCGAACGACTCGCGGAGGCGTTCGTCCGTCGGAACGACCGCGTCGGTCTCGCGATATTCGGGCCGGACGAGCGGTACCTCGCCCCGGCGGGCGGTGACGAGCAGGTCGCCCGGGTCCGGGCGGAACTCGAATCGACCGCGCCGCCGACCGACCACCTCGAAGGCATCTTCTCCGAGAGGCGTCGGAACCGCGCAAACGAGGACCGGTTCGACACACTCCGGAAGCGGATGCCGGACGCGGCCCAAGTCGTCTTCCTGTCGCCGATGGCCGACGACTACGCCGTCGACGTCGCCGAGCGATTCCGGGCGTACGGCCACGCAGTGACGGTCGTCAGCCCGGACGTGACGGGGTCGGGGACGGTGGGCGGAGCCATCGACCGAATCGAACGCGACGAACGACTTACCGCGCTACGGGGGAGCGTGCGAGTCGTCGATTGGTCGCCCGACGAACCGATTCGTACCGCCGTGTCCGCCGCGACCGCGAGGTGGTCCGGATGA
- a CDS encoding CopG family ribbon-helix-helix protein has protein sequence MRTSLNVPDDVLAAFDETWQAEGLDSRSRAVREAMREYVESHAELESAEGDVMAVLAYDYEHDAVIHDLHAVQHEFGEVITATNHVHRGDWCMETAFCEGPASEVRELVYRLRDFDAVARVKVMVLEADR, from the coding sequence ATGCGAACCAGCCTCAACGTTCCCGACGACGTACTCGCGGCCTTCGACGAGACGTGGCAGGCCGAGGGTCTCGACTCGCGCTCGCGCGCCGTCCGCGAGGCCATGCGCGAGTACGTCGAGTCTCACGCCGAACTCGAATCCGCCGAGGGCGACGTGATGGCCGTCCTCGCCTACGACTACGAACACGACGCGGTGATTCACGACCTCCACGCGGTCCAGCACGAGTTCGGCGAGGTCATCACCGCGACCAACCACGTCCACCGCGGCGACTGGTGCATGGAGACCGCCTTCTGTGAGGGTCCGGCCTCCGAGGTCCGCGAACTGGTCTACCGCCTCCGGGACTTCGACGCCGTGGCGCGGGTGAAAGTGATGGTGCTGGAGGCGGACAGATAG
- a CDS encoding heavy metal translocating P-type ATPase, with translation MARTAHLDVRGMSCANCSGTVEDALSELAGVESANVNFATDEGTVEYDPEVVSLADIYRAIEDAGYDPVAQQVTIGITGMSCANCSEANEEALEETPGVVDAEVNYATDEGTVRYNPNDADLEDLYNAIERAGYEPIRENESDEDGQTAGDRREDARDAEIRRQRNLTILGAVLSAPLVFFLLEHYLFDFLLGDAILGVPLEWLMFGLATPVQFFLGKEFYENSYNAVVRNRTANMDVLIALGSSTAYVYSVAVLLGFTGSLYFDTAALILVFITLGNYLEARSKGQASDALRKLLEMEADTATIVEDGEEKDVPVEDVDVGDLMVVRPGEKIPTDGVVREGDSAVDESMVTGESVPVEKSPGDEVVGATVNENGVLRVEATKVGSETALQQIVQLVKEAQSRQPEIQQVADRISAYFVPAVITNALLWGTLWFLFPEALAGFVQSLPLWGLVAGGPIAAGGTVSTFEFAVVVFASAVLIACPCALGLATPAATMVGTSIGAQNGVLFKGGDVLERVRDVDTVVFDKTGTLTEGEMRLTDVVALGPRADGGAEVDTASDGGAVAREEPDEEFVLSAAASAEKGSEHPLAEAIVEGARDRGITVEDPTDFENVPGHGVEAETSHGEVLVGNRKLLTDRGIDVSRAEETMERLEREGKTAMLVAVGGELVGVVADADTVKESARAAVADLRESGREVMMITGDNERTARAVAEQVGIDPDNVRAEVLPEDKADAVESIQSAGREAMMVGDGVNDAPALAAAYVGAAIGSGTDVAIEAADVTLMRDDPADVLKAIRVSEGTLAKIKQNLFWALGYNTAMIPLASLGLLQPVLAAGAMAFSSVSVLTNSMLFRRYTPDEDYRLLYRWR, from the coding sequence ATGGCGCGAACCGCACACCTCGACGTACGAGGCATGAGTTGCGCCAACTGCTCGGGCACGGTCGAGGACGCCCTGAGCGAGTTGGCGGGCGTCGAGTCGGCGAACGTCAACTTCGCCACCGACGAGGGCACCGTCGAGTACGACCCGGAGGTCGTCTCGCTCGCCGATATTTACCGGGCCATCGAAGACGCTGGCTACGACCCGGTCGCCCAGCAGGTGACCATCGGCATCACCGGGATGTCCTGCGCGAACTGCTCGGAGGCGAACGAGGAGGCGCTCGAAGAGACGCCGGGCGTCGTGGACGCCGAGGTCAACTACGCCACCGACGAGGGGACGGTCCGGTACAACCCCAACGACGCCGACTTGGAGGACCTCTACAACGCCATCGAGCGGGCGGGCTACGAACCCATCCGCGAGAACGAGTCCGACGAGGACGGCCAGACCGCGGGCGACAGACGCGAGGACGCTCGCGACGCCGAGATTCGACGCCAGCGCAACCTGACGATTCTCGGCGCGGTCCTCTCGGCCCCGCTGGTGTTCTTCCTGCTCGAACACTACCTGTTCGACTTCCTGCTGGGCGACGCCATCCTCGGCGTTCCGCTCGAGTGGCTCATGTTCGGTCTGGCGACGCCCGTCCAGTTCTTCCTCGGCAAGGAGTTCTACGAGAACTCGTACAACGCGGTTGTCAGGAACCGGACCGCGAACATGGACGTGCTCATCGCGCTCGGGTCCTCGACCGCGTACGTCTACAGCGTGGCGGTCCTGCTCGGGTTCACGGGGAGCCTCTACTTCGACACCGCCGCGCTCATCCTCGTGTTCATCACGCTGGGCAACTACCTCGAAGCCCGGTCGAAGGGCCAAGCCAGCGACGCCCTCCGGAAACTGCTGGAGATGGAGGCCGATACGGCCACCATCGTCGAGGACGGCGAGGAGAAGGACGTCCCGGTCGAGGACGTGGACGTCGGCGACCTGATGGTCGTCCGGCCCGGCGAGAAGATTCCGACCGACGGCGTCGTCCGCGAGGGCGACAGCGCGGTGGACGAGTCGATGGTCACGGGCGAGTCGGTCCCCGTCGAGAAGTCGCCCGGCGACGAGGTGGTCGGGGCCACCGTCAACGAGAACGGCGTCCTCCGCGTCGAGGCCACCAAGGTCGGGTCGGAGACCGCCCTCCAGCAGATAGTCCAGTTGGTCAAGGAGGCCCAGAGCCGCCAGCCGGAGATTCAGCAGGTGGCCGACCGCATCTCGGCGTACTTCGTGCCCGCGGTCATCACGAACGCCCTGCTGTGGGGGACGCTCTGGTTCCTGTTCCCCGAGGCGCTGGCCGGGTTCGTCCAGTCGCTCCCGCTCTGGGGACTCGTCGCGGGCGGTCCGATAGCGGCCGGGGGAACCGTCTCGACGTTCGAGTTCGCGGTGGTCGTGTTCGCCTCCGCGGTCCTCATCGCCTGTCCCTGCGCGCTCGGACTCGCGACTCCGGCCGCGACGATGGTCGGTACTTCCATCGGCGCGCAGAACGGCGTGCTGTTCAAGGGCGGTGACGTCCTCGAACGCGTCCGCGACGTGGACACCGTGGTCTTCGACAAGACCGGTACCCTGACCGAGGGCGAGATGCGCCTGACCGACGTGGTTGCGCTCGGTCCTCGGGCGGACGGCGGTGCCGAGGTCGATACCGCTTCGGACGGTGGCGCAGTGGCCCGAGAAGAACCCGACGAGGAGTTCGTCCTCTCGGCCGCCGCGAGCGCCGAGAAGGGGAGCGAACATCCCCTCGCGGAGGCCATCGTCGAGGGCGCGCGCGACCGTGGCATCACTGTCGAGGACCCCACGGACTTCGAGAACGTTCCCGGTCACGGCGTCGAAGCCGAGACCTCTCACGGCGAGGTCTTAGTCGGCAACCGGAAACTGCTGACGGACCGGGGCATCGACGTCTCGCGCGCCGAAGAGACCATGGAGCGCCTCGAACGCGAGGGCAAGACCGCAATGCTCGTTGCAGTCGGTGGCGAGTTAGTCGGTGTGGTGGCGGACGCCGACACCGTCAAGGAGAGCGCCAGAGCGGCGGTCGCCGACCTCCGCGAGTCGGGCCGCGAGGTCATGATGATTACCGGCGACAACGAGCGCACCGCCCGCGCCGTCGCCGAGCAGGTCGGTATCGACCCCGACAACGTCCGCGCGGAGGTACTGCCCGAGGACAAGGCCGACGCGGTCGAGTCCATCCAGTCGGCGGGCCGCGAGGCGATGATGGTCGGCGACGGCGTGAACGACGCGCCCGCGCTGGCCGCGGCCTACGTCGGCGCGGCCATCGGGTCGGGGACCGACGTGGCCATCGAGGCCGCCGACGTGACGCTGATGCGCGACGACCCGGCCGACGTGCTGAAGGCCATCCGCGTCTCGGAGGGGACCCTCGCCAAGATAAAGCAGAACCTCTTCTGGGCGCTGGGCTACAACACCGCGATGATTCCGCTGGCCAGCCTCGGCCTGCTCCAACCCGTGCTGGCGGCGGGCGCGATGGCGTTCTCCAGCGTGAGCGTCCTCACTAACAGCATGCTGTTTCGCAGGTACACGCCGGACGAGGACTATCGCCTCCTCTATCGGTGGCGGTAG